CTGTAATAAACGCCAAAGAACCTTCCGCGCCACAGAGCACTCGCGTTAAGTCAAAGCTTTCATCATTCTCATCAATGGCATTTTTTAAGTCATAACCGGTTAAAAAACGGTTCAAAGGCGGAAACTTAGCTAAGATCTGCTCGCGCTTATCACGACACACCTTTTCGGTTGTAGTAAGTGCGTTGTAGGCATACGTCCCCTCTTCTGGGGCACCTTTAGAGAGGTCAGATTCAAGTACTGAACCATCCGCAAACACCGCTTGAAGTGACAGCACATGATCCGATGTTTTGCCATATTTGAGTGACCCTTGTCCTGAGGCGTCGGTATTGATCATCCCCCCAAGCGTCGCACGGTTACTCGTCGATAGATCAGGTGAGAAGAAATAACCATAAGGACGCACCGCATCATTAAGTTGATCTTTAATCACACCAGTCTGTACGCGCACCCATCCTTCATGCTCATTGATTTCAAGCACTTGATTCATGTAACGAGAAAGATCGACCACCACACCTTGAGTCAGTGATTGACCGTTGGTACCCGTACCACCACCACGTGGGGAAAACTTGACTCTTTCATACACAGGCTTAACCGATACTTTACCGATTAGCGCAACGTCTTGTGTGGTGCGGGGGTGAATAACGGCTTGCGGTAGTTGCTGATAGACGCTGTTGTCTGTAGCAACGGCGAGTCTACTTGAGTACTGAGTTTCGATATCGCCGCTAAAGCCCGCTTTTTTAAGCTCGTCTAAAAAGCTCAGCACTACGTGATCAATATCTTGATGAGAATGAAGTCTTGGTAACATTGCGTCCTGCCCCTAAAGCACTGATCCGGTCAGTATTGGGTTTCTTTATTACCATCCATTCGTTATCGCCTCCATGAAGATGATTGCGCTCGCAAAGTCCTTGCGTATGCCTTAATTGCAGGTTTACTTGCCACAGATAATTCGCTTAACTGTAGGTTCATCACCACTGAGCAATGAATGCGATGGTTACTATTCTTTTGATTTTCGTCACTTTACAACATTTAAAAGCGTGATCAAAACAGAATTACAGTGCCAAAATAGATTTTATGGTGAATACTTGTCCTGAACTTTTATCACTCCGTAAATAAAAGATTACTCTACCAACCGCAGTGGCCTTTTTTGTGAAAGCTGCCCCAAAAATTAGGCTTAAGCATTGCGTTTGGACTTATCCACAGCAGCGTTAGAACCGAGCAAATGAAAAAGAACAAGATTGTAACGACAGAAGATATCCTTCTTAAACTTTGTCAGTCGGTGTCTGGTGTATTGAGCTCCGCAACCGATTCAAATGTTTCATATTCAGCGATGGTGCAAAAAATCAATAAGACGAGCCTTAAGCCCGACTTTGGTTGTTTTGTATTGTTTGACGGCGGATTTTCTGGCTTGGTTGTCATTAACTTTACTGCGAAAGCCGCATTAGAGTTATATACGAAATATATGCAAAATATGGGCATTCCTGCCGAAGAACTTGCCATTGCACACACCTCGGATGAAGTGGGCGATGTACTTGGTGAGTTGATGAATCAATTGGTTGGTGATTTTACCAACAAGATTCGCAAAGAGCTGCAAACGCACAT
This is a stretch of genomic DNA from Vibrio panuliri. It encodes these proteins:
- a CDS encoding DUF3334 family protein, which produces MKKNKIVTTEDILLKLCQSVSGVLSSATDSNVSYSAMVQKINKTSLKPDFGCFVLFDGGFSGLVVINFTAKAALELYTKYMQNMGIPAEELAIAHTSDEVGDVLGELMNQLVGDFTNKIRKELQTHITQNQPKMLSLNKQVILSVDTNLDRPQARRVTFSTENHNIFYLELAMDKTEFIQLEEFEMDEDENPDDILEKTQQQMREKEKQNEPKGNNDADDLLSELGL